In a single window of the Halictus rubicundus isolate RS-2024b unplaced genomic scaffold, iyHalRubi1_principal scaffold0027, whole genome shotgun sequence genome:
- the LOC143363194 gene encoding uncharacterized protein LOC143363194, with product MEVPLATRDLIIKLREDSLSIRKIGQIVKRTHSSVQYILEKYAKTKSIQSLQRTGRPQKLDTNHKRAILRTIRCDPQTSAPILASMIENDYNIKVVPETIRNVMRKAGYNSRTARRTPFLHTPPQSPDINAIEHLWGEIKRNLKKYTIKNKEDLKSNILLEWENIQPSTIQKLVQTMPKRMQEIIKLKGGPTDH from the exons atggaagtaccacttgcgaccagagatttaattataaaattaagagaagattcATTATCCATtagaaaaataggtcaaatagtaaaaaggacaCATTCTTCGgtacaatatattcttgagaaatacgcaaaaactaaatctattcaaagtttacaacgtacaggtcgaccacaaaaattagatactaatcataaacgtgcaatcctacgaacaattcgttgtgatccacaaacgagtgcaccaatattggccagtatgatagaaaatgactataatataaaagtagtgcctgaaactattcgaaatgttaTGAGAAAAGCTGGATACAATAGTCGTACAGCCAGGAGAACACCGTTC CTGCATACACCTCCACAATCTCCCGACATTAATGCAATCGAACATTTGTGgggagaaataaaaagaaatttgaaaaaatacacaATAAAAAACAAGGAAGACCTAAAATCTAATATATTGTTGGAATGGGAAAATATTCAGCCAAGTACAATACAAAAATTAGTTCAAACAATGCCAAAGAGGAtgcaagaaattataaaattaaaaggcGGTCCAACTGATcactaa